A portion of the Candidatus Cloacimonadota bacterium genome contains these proteins:
- a CDS encoding M18 family aminopeptidase has translation MHKNIKDLLDFLTKGNSRYPASREISKRLDAAGFIELNEAHGFTLKKGEKYYIRRMDTAIIAFVMGSKKLADSGFYMASSHIDSPALKLKPESLKTDNDVCRIGVEVYGGPIVHTWLDRELGISGRVIVKNKKAYESHTIDLKQPLAIIPNAAIHINREINKGFEYNKQTHLQAVLSVNPHENNPLKALMAKHLKVKEADVLEMDLYLYDYQAPCLIGLDEEMIASGRLDNLAMTHAILTGLIDSSKPAHTSVGVFFDHEEIGSQSPQGAFSSLLSEVLERIALSQSNSREDYYRALRNSFMISADMAHAYHPSYSEKYDEDYSPKMNRGPVIKRNVNLRYASTADSSLRFMDLCAKAKVQHQEFLVRSDMPCGSTVGPVVAANLGISIVDIGNPMWAMHSVRETAGVKDHMDLIAVLKTYFSGN, from the coding sequence ATGCATAAAAACATCAAAGACTTACTTGATTTCCTGACCAAAGGAAATTCCCGTTATCCTGCCAGCAGAGAGATATCCAAGCGCTTGGATGCGGCTGGTTTTATAGAACTAAACGAAGCGCATGGCTTCACGCTGAAGAAAGGTGAAAAGTACTATATTCGCCGCATGGACACAGCGATTATTGCCTTTGTGATGGGTTCAAAGAAGCTTGCGGACAGCGGTTTTTACATGGCATCCAGTCACATTGACAGCCCTGCTTTGAAGCTAAAACCAGAGAGCCTGAAGACCGATAATGATGTATGTCGAATAGGCGTGGAAGTGTATGGCGGGCCGATAGTTCACACCTGGCTAGACAGAGAGCTTGGCATCAGCGGGCGCGTAATTGTAAAGAATAAAAAGGCTTATGAAAGCCACACTATAGATCTGAAGCAGCCCCTGGCGATCATTCCCAATGCGGCTATCCACATAAACCGTGAGATCAATAAAGGCTTTGAATACAACAAACAAACTCATCTACAGGCAGTTCTCAGCGTGAATCCACATGAGAATAATCCTTTGAAGGCATTGATGGCGAAACACCTGAAGGTAAAAGAAGCCGATGTACTGGAGATGGATCTCTATCTCTATGACTACCAGGCTCCTTGCCTGATCGGCTTGGATGAAGAGATGATCGCAAGCGGCAGACTGGACAATCTGGCCATGACTCATGCGATTCTGACAGGCTTAATCGACTCTAGCAAACCTGCTCATACATCGGTGGGAGTGTTCTTTGATCATGAAGAGATCGGCAGCCAAAGTCCCCAAGGCGCTTTCTCATCCCTGCTTAGTGAGGTGTTGGAGCGGATCGCACTTAGCCAAAGCAATTCCCGGGAAGATTATTACCGCGCATTGCGCAATTCCTTCATGATCTCAGCGGATATGGCTCATGCTTACCACCCATCATACTCTGAAAAGTATGATGAGGATTACAGTCCGAAGATGAATCGGGGTCCGGTAATCAAGCGCAATGTCAATCTGCGTTATGCTTCCACTGCAGATAGCAGCCTGCGTTTCATGGACTTGTGTGCCAAGGCGAAAGTGCAGCATCAGGAGTTTCTGGTGCGTAGCGATATGCCTTGTGGCAGCACGGTCGGCCCGGTGGTCGCCGCCAATCTGGGAATATCCATTGTGGATATTGGCAATCCCATGTGGGCTATGCATTCCGTTCGCGAGACTGCTGGCGTGAAGGATCACATGGATCTCATCGCGGTTCTAAAGACATATTTTTCAGGGAACTAG
- a CDS encoding MiaB/RimO family radical SAM methylthiotransferase, which translates to MKYYIESLGCAKNLVDSERFAAIMKAYGFREVAYVEDADLILVNSCAFLMASYGELDEVLSQIDEIRNHKKSKLVVSGCVMNRGLKEFQELFPEVNKWIPLKDYAAFERYLLRYVLPKNMPAKKLDFSTRQSLQGGQHVYLRIADGCENFCSYCMIPHIRGKLVSEPIEALVKEAKAQSSRGRELVLIAQDSCMYGTDIYGEKALPKLIEALHDIPGYDWIRIMYMHPDHFDPEWTELWKKYPKLLPYFEIPIQHSCDRIIKLMNRQKGYQELKEVFGHIKQKLPEAVFRTTIMVNYPSETKQERSLIDKFLQEVDILHAGVFAYSPEVFDKPYEAPEGFDWARNQELETEYAIKLSKAKEEKMQSFVGTRQQMLVEGFDEELMVWYGRLWFQAPEIDGIAYVEGLPEDSPLLVEVEVVDALTDALWCTATKD; encoded by the coding sequence ATGAAGTACTATATCGAAAGCCTTGGTTGTGCAAAGAATCTGGTGGATAGCGAACGTTTTGCCGCCATCATGAAGGCGTACGGCTTTCGCGAAGTGGCTTATGTGGAAGACGCAGATCTGATCCTGGTGAATAGCTGCGCCTTCCTCATGGCTTCGTATGGCGAGCTGGACGAGGTGCTAAGCCAGATTGATGAGATCAGGAACCACAAGAAAAGTAAGCTGGTGGTTAGCGGATGCGTGATGAACCGGGGTCTGAAGGAGTTTCAAGAGTTGTTTCCAGAAGTGAATAAATGGATTCCCCTAAAGGACTATGCCGCTTTTGAAAGATATCTTCTACGCTATGTATTACCCAAGAATATGCCAGCTAAAAAGCTTGATTTTAGCACTCGACAATCTCTGCAGGGAGGTCAGCACGTTTATCTGCGTATCGCTGATGGTTGCGAGAATTTTTGCTCCTATTGCATGATCCCTCACATCCGTGGCAAGCTGGTATCGGAACCCATTGAGGCCCTGGTGAAAGAAGCCAAAGCCCAAAGCTCCAGAGGCAGGGAATTGGTGTTGATCGCGCAGGACAGCTGTATGTATGGAACGGATATCTATGGCGAGAAAGCACTGCCCAAATTGATCGAGGCTTTACACGATATCCCCGGTTATGACTGGATTCGGATCATGTATATGCACCCCGATCACTTTGATCCGGAATGGACCGAACTGTGGAAGAAGTATCCCAAGCTCTTGCCCTATTTTGAAATTCCTATCCAACACAGTTGCGATCGCATCATCAAGCTGATGAATCGCCAAAAGGGTTATCAAGAATTGAAAGAAGTCTTTGGCCACATCAAGCAAAAACTGCCGGAGGCGGTTTTCAGAACCACTATCATGGTAAATTATCCTTCTGAAACCAAGCAGGAACGCTCTCTTATCGACAAATTTTTGCAGGAGGTGGACATTCTGCATGCGGGAGTCTTTGCATATTCTCCGGAAGTATTTGATAAACCTTATGAGGCTCCGGAAGGCTTTGACTGGGCAAGGAATCAAGAACTGGAAACAGAGTATGCCATCAAGCTGTCCAAAGCTAAAGAAGAAAAGATGCAAAGCTTTGTAGGCACGCGTCAGCAGATGCTGGTGGAAGGTTTTGACGAAGAACTAATGGTTTGGTATGGCAGATTGTGGTTCCAAGCTCCGGAAATCGACGGCATAGCCTATGTAGAAGGGCTTCCAGAAGATAGCCCGCTACTGGTGGAAGTGGAAGTAGTAGATGCCCTTACC
- a CDS encoding DUF1015 family protein, whose translation MATFKPFKAVRPVPEKAQAIASLPYDVMDSDEARAEVKRHPLSFIHVEKPEVDLPEGTDLYDPKVYAKARENLYKYISDGHMIQDKKPMFYIYRQTMDGRSQYGLVGLSAVDEYMDGTIKKHELTRAEKEADRIKHVDICDAHPSPVFFTYPHQDDIDSVVTKVSSSKKPEYDFVSDDGIGHTLWLMDADDDIKAIESAFSRLPYLYVADGHHRTASAAKVGLLRREQNPNYNGDEEFNFFMTVIFPDNHLKIFDYNRVVKDLNGNSSAEFFGKVKELWNVAEVPAGTNFQPNHLHQVSMYIDGKWYFISPKAGTWNEQDVVENLDVSILQKNLLHPILGINDPRTDKRIDFVGGIRGLGELVKRVDSGREKVAFAMYPTSMSELIGIADAGQIMPPKSTWFEPKLRSGLFIHLLK comes from the coding sequence ATGGCAACCTTCAAACCCTTCAAAGCTGTGCGTCCGGTTCCGGAAAAAGCACAGGCAATAGCCTCTCTTCCTTACGATGTAATGGATTCCGACGAAGCGCGCGCGGAAGTGAAGAGACACCCGCTCAGTTTCATTCATGTGGAGAAACCGGAAGTGGATCTTCCCGAAGGCACCGACCTATATGATCCCAAAGTATATGCGAAAGCAAGAGAAAACCTGTATAAATACATCAGCGACGGGCATATGATTCAAGACAAAAAGCCGATGTTTTACATCTACCGTCAGACCATGGATGGCCGCTCCCAATACGGCTTGGTGGGTCTTAGTGCGGTGGACGAATATATGGATGGCACCATCAAGAAGCATGAACTCACCCGCGCCGAGAAAGAAGCGGATCGCATCAAACACGTAGATATCTGCGATGCGCATCCCTCCCCAGTGTTTTTTACTTATCCCCATCAGGACGATATCGACAGCGTGGTCACCAAAGTGAGCAGCAGCAAAAAGCCGGAATACGACTTTGTTTCAGATGACGGCATCGGTCACACCTTGTGGCTGATGGATGCTGATGATGATATCAAAGCCATCGAAAGCGCATTTTCCCGCTTGCCATATCTGTATGTGGCAGATGGTCATCACCGCACTGCCAGCGCTGCCAAGGTGGGCCTGCTGCGTCGTGAACAGAATCCGAACTATAACGGAGATGAGGAATTCAACTTTTTCATGACCGTGATCTTCCCGGATAATCACCTGAAGATCTTCGATTACAACCGTGTAGTGAAGGACCTCAATGGCAATAGCAGTGCGGAATTCTTTGGCAAAGTGAAAGAACTGTGGAATGTGGCAGAAGTACCTGCGGGCACAAATTTCCAGCCCAATCATCTGCATCAGGTTAGCATGTATATCGATGGCAAATGGTACTTTATCTCCCCCAAAGCCGGAACTTGGAACGAGCAGGATGTGGTGGAAAACCTGGATGTCTCCATTTTGCAAAAAAACCTCCTGCATCCCATTCTGGGCATCAATGATCCCCGCACCGACAAACGCATCGATTTCGTGGGCGGTATCCGCGGTTTGGGCGAACTGGTGAAGCGTGTGGACAGCGGCAGGGAGAAAGTGGCTTTTGCCATGTATCCTACCTCAATGAGCGAACTGATCGGGATAGCGGATGCCGGGCAGATTATGCCCCCCAAATCCACTTGGTTCGAGCCCAAATTGCGTAGCGGACTTTTTATCCATCTCCTGAAATAA
- a CDS encoding YiiX/YebB-like N1pC/P60 family cysteine hydrolase — MDSLLFEEGDILLRRGNSFISSMIVQAFPKGGGMSHCGILLNVDGKWQVLHSISGQISDEEGIRMEPLMSFIDHAKDHDVRHIKPLFKVNRDMMRQQSLTLLAKKIGFDHEFNLNDTDKMYCSELVRAVYLAAAESDPFIYKEIGGKALIDLASFFWPQMWHCMNM, encoded by the coding sequence GTGGACAGCCTTCTCTTTGAAGAGGGGGATATCCTCCTCAGACGTGGGAATTCCTTTATTTCCTCCATGATAGTTCAGGCCTTCCCGAAGGGTGGCGGAATGTCTCATTGCGGTATCCTGTTGAATGTGGATGGCAAGTGGCAGGTTTTACACAGCATTTCGGGACAGATTTCGGATGAAGAAGGCATTCGGATGGAACCGCTCATGAGCTTCATAGATCACGCCAAAGACCACGATGTAAGGCACATCAAGCCCCTGTTTAAAGTCAATCGGGACATGATGAGGCAACAGAGCCTGACCTTACTGGCAAAAAAGATCGGTTTTGATCATGAATTCAACCTCAATGACACAGACAAGATGTATTGCTCCGAACTGGTCCGAGCTGTATACTTGGCGGCGGCAGAGTCGGATCCCTTTATCTACAAAGAGATCGGCGGTAAGGCCCTTATCGACCTGGCGTCCTTCTTTTGGCCTCAGATGTGGCATTGTATGAACATGTGA
- a CDS encoding DEAD/DEAH box helicase: MTKFSDITLPEPIIRAATHLGYETLTPIQDLVIPWLLENSRDLVALAQTGTGKTAAFGFPILSETDIENSEVQTIILCPTRELCLQITHDLESYAKYLTRIRIAAIYGGASIQHQKESLRSGIHIVVGTPGRVNDMIRQGALKLGHVSRLVLDEADEMLNMGFKEELFEIMKHIPAERQTMLFSATMPKDVEHLASQFMKEPERFSVGNENKGAENIQHYYYKVQAKDKYMALKRIADMSPKIYGIVFCKTRRETQEIADKLQQDGYNADALHGDLSQGQRELVMSRFRSRFVPLLIATDVAARGLDVDDLTHIINFHVPQDPDVYIHRSGRTGRAGKSGISISIIHSKEISALRAAEKRLGFPIVWQKVPGGREICEKQLYHFIDTVERVEVNEEEMQSFMANVFKKLNWMTREDLIKRFVAVEFNRFLNYYKDIPDLDNLQQIEAKKEKKDKSGYVFSTFRLNIGYDTGLTKRDLMKYINSLRVGRGIEIGRIDIYGDYCLVDLDERYEHEMLKAIANVPYKDRAVQAKVSPQKGKSRFEENTAKVKSYKSSKSYGGKREESYRSPRSHKDSGYSSTKESPRASKKREKD; encoded by the coding sequence TTGACTAAATTCTCTGATATCACCCTCCCGGAACCCATAATAAGGGCTGCAACACATCTTGGTTATGAAACCTTAACTCCCATACAAGACCTTGTAATCCCATGGCTGCTGGAAAACAGCCGGGATTTAGTAGCTTTAGCACAGACAGGCACTGGTAAAACTGCTGCCTTCGGCTTTCCCATCCTTAGCGAAACTGACATCGAAAACAGCGAAGTACAGACTATCATTCTGTGCCCAACGCGTGAATTGTGTCTGCAGATTACTCACGATCTTGAATCCTATGCCAAATACCTGACTCGCATCCGCATCGCAGCGATCTATGGTGGCGCTTCCATTCAACACCAAAAGGAGAGCCTTAGAAGCGGCATCCACATCGTGGTTGGTACTCCCGGACGTGTGAACGACATGATCCGTCAGGGAGCGCTCAAATTGGGGCATGTATCCAGATTGGTGCTGGATGAAGCAGATGAAATGCTGAATATGGGTTTTAAAGAAGAACTGTTTGAGATCATGAAGCATATCCCTGCTGAACGGCAAACGATGCTCTTTTCTGCCACAATGCCCAAAGATGTGGAGCACTTGGCATCCCAGTTTATGAAAGAACCGGAACGCTTCAGCGTTGGCAATGAGAACAAGGGTGCTGAGAACATTCAGCATTACTACTACAAAGTGCAAGCCAAAGACAAGTATATGGCACTAAAGCGGATAGCCGATATGAGTCCCAAGATATACGGCATAGTGTTTTGTAAAACTCGCCGGGAAACGCAGGAGATAGCCGATAAACTGCAGCAGGACGGTTATAACGCTGATGCCTTGCATGGGGATCTCTCTCAAGGGCAACGTGAATTGGTGATGAGTCGCTTCCGCAGTCGATTTGTACCACTTTTGATAGCTACTGATGTCGCGGCAAGAGGCCTGGATGTGGACGACCTCACTCATATCATCAATTTCCATGTTCCTCAGGATCCAGATGTCTATATTCATCGTTCTGGAAGAACTGGGCGTGCGGGCAAGAGTGGAATCTCCATCAGCATCATTCACAGCAAGGAGATTAGCGCCTTACGCGCTGCGGAGAAACGCTTGGGCTTCCCTATTGTTTGGCAAAAAGTTCCTGGCGGACGCGAGATATGCGAGAAGCAGCTTTACCACTTCATAGACACGGTGGAGCGGGTGGAGGTAAACGAAGAAGAGATGCAAAGCTTCATGGCCAATGTGTTCAAAAAGCTCAATTGGATGACTCGCGAAGACCTGATTAAGCGCTTTGTGGCAGTTGAATTCAATCGATTCCTGAATTATTATAAAGACATTCCTGATCTGGATAATCTCCAACAGATCGAAGCCAAAAAAGAGAAAAAGGACAAGAGCGGATATGTGTTCTCGACTTTCCGTCTCAACATTGGCTATGATACTGGGCTCACCAAGCGTGATTTAATGAAGTATATCAACAGTTTGCGCGTTGGCAGAGGTATCGAGATTGGCAGGATCGACATTTATGGAGATTACTGTCTGGTGGATTTGGATGAGCGCTACGAGCATGAGATGCTAAAGGCCATCGCGAATGTGCCTTATAAAGACCGTGCTGTTCAAGCAAAAGTATCACCACAAAAGGGCAAAAGCCGATTTGAGGAGAATACCGCTAAAGTAAAATCCTACAAGAGCTCAAAGTCCTATGGAGGGAAGCGGGAAGAGTCCTATCGTTCACCCCGTTCGCATAAAGATAGTGGATATAGTTCCACAAAAGAGTCTCCACGTGCTTCCAAGAAGAGAGAAAAGGATTGA
- a CDS encoding DUF4878 domain-containing protein, with the protein MKKISILLLVIVALLGLAACGNKAESTAKSFFNALENQDFDAAKKLTTEEGQQLLTLVEGFAQSAGEEQIADMKKNKYEVVETVIDGDSAVVKYRQWNTDKPDEKEDHDLQMKKVDGAWKVHFVKDDVQK; encoded by the coding sequence ATGAAAAAGATCAGCATCCTGTTGCTTGTTATAGTAGCATTACTAGGTCTTGCTGCTTGCGGAAACAAAGCTGAAAGTACAGCAAAATCATTCTTTAATGCCCTGGAGAATCAAGATTTTGATGCCGCCAAGAAGCTCACTACAGAAGAAGGCCAGCAGTTGCTTACCTTAGTTGAAGGCTTTGCTCAGAGTGCCGGTGAAGAACAAATTGCAGACATGAAAAAGAACAAATACGAAGTAGTGGAAACAGTCATTGACGGAGACAGCGCCGTCGTCAAATACCGTCAATGGAATACCGATAAACCCGACGAAAAGGAAGATCATGATCTTCAGATGAAGAAAGTTGACGGAGCCTGGAAGGTTCACTTTGTGAAGGATGACGTTCAAAAGTAA